The Flavobacterium faecale genomic sequence ATTCAAAAATTATTTGGAGAAAAACTGCCCTTGCTAACAACCAACAAATGGAAAATTGGACATACGTTTGGTACGTCAGGTATGTTGAGCATTGAACTTGCGGTATTGATGCTGCAAAAAAATCATTTCATTCCCGTACCTTTCATCCCAACTCAAGAACAAAAAAAACCAATTCGAAAAGTATTGGTAAATTCAGTTGGTTTTGGCGGAAATGCTGTTAGTATTTTATTGAGCTTGTAATTAATTTTGTTTGACAATAATTAAAAGAGTGCTTTTGGATTTCAGATTTTGACAAAATTTATAGCATTTAGAAAAGTTAAATCCATATCTCTATTTCTAAAATCTGTTCAAAAAAAAATACACTTTGTGTCAATAAATTTTAGCTATCTCTTTGACTTAAAGAACCTAATTTATCAACCCAGCAATACTTACTGATTATCTTCTAACTCTTTTACTTTATCATAAATCAAAAAAGATTCAAAACCTCTACGCAGAAAATAATCACAGAACTTTTTCCTTTTTTTCATCACATTTTTTTCGAATAAAGTCTCCCAAAAGCGTTCAGACCAACTTTCAAAATTAGCATCGTACTCCCCTTCAATTTCTTTGAGTGCAATTTTAATAAGAGTTTGATTTATACCTTTAAACTTTAATTCATTTGTTATCCTTATTCTTCCCCAATGTTTAATGCGGTGTTTACCTCGAGCAAAACTACATGCGAAACGTTCTTCGTTCAGGAAGTTATCCGAAATCAAATCTGCAATAACGACTTCAATTTCATCCGCTGACAATTTTAAATCATATAGTTTGGACTCAACTTCTTTGTGACATCGATCTTGGTAAACACAATAGAATTCTATTTTTCTTTTGATTTCTTGTAAAATGTGCATTCCTAATATGTAGTATTTTTTGAAAGCGAAAAATACAAAATTAGGGGGAGATTATCATATTAAATTTCTTTTACAAAGCATTTATTATCAAATATTAATATCAAAACAACTTAAACCATGTATTTAATCGATAAATAAAAACTATCATCGAATTTTATTCGTACATGCTTTTAAAAGCTTTTCTTTGCAAATTAAGAAACCTGATTAGCAACACAATCAAATTCACTTATTAGGAAACATCTGTTTACTACAAACCGATCTTCTTGTATCAATATTTGGTTCATATTTTCAAATAATCAAAGTGCAACAGTCCAAACTTTTAGAGAGGCAAATACCTCTTCTTTAGTTCTAAATAAATTTGAATAGTTTTTAATATTGGCCTATTATACCTCTATAAGATAATAACTATACTTAATTATTTAAAAAATATTTTTTATATAATTACCCTAATATCGTATATGAAAGGCCTCCAAAAAAAGATAAACATATTATTTGTTATACAAGCATCAAATACCTTTTATGCATTTTTGATAGTATTGTTTAGCTCTATCTTTCCCGTTATTTCTTATGGGCAATTAGCTACACCAACAGGAACAATCACAAATTCTACTTGTTCCAATACTGCAACTGGTTCAATTTCTATAACAAATATGACTACCGCAAATGCACTAACTTTTTCAAATACAACTAATAATTATGTTAATTTAGGAAGTCCATTACTTAGTAATAGAGGCAAATTCACATTAGAAGGCTGGATACGATTCAAATATGCAGATTTAAACGGAAAAACTAGGATGAGTTTATTTGGTCAAAATGATACTTTAGAATTTGGTTTTTCTGATGCAACAACTATTGAGCTATACTCCTCAGTTACAGGAGCAGCAAGAGCAACAATCCCTACTGGACTGAATGAATCTAAATGGCATCATATTGCCGCAGTTGGAGATGGAAGCAATATAAAAATATACTTTAATGGCTTACTGTTGAGTACAACAAGTGCTGCCACTACTAATTACGGAAGTGACACCACCTACAATTCTAGAATTGGAGGTGGTGTTATAGATGCAACTGGGGGCTCCTTTCCTGGAAGCATTATGAAAGTTGGTTTATATAGCACCGCGTTATCTGCTACAGTAATTACTAATTTGGCTAGTTGCCCGAAAACTTACACTGGTTCTGAAACAGGACTTATTGCATCTTACAACTTTTTTGATGGTTCTGGAACAAATTTGACTAGACTACCAACGGGTACTAACGGTATCCTTGTAAATTCGCCAGTATGGTCTAATCCATACAATTATGCATGGAACGGCCCTTCTGGATTTACTGCAGTAACAAAAAACATATCATCATTGGTTACTGGAACCTACGCCGTTACTGTTTCTACTGGAGGAACCTGCACTGAAACCAAATCATTCCTAGTTGAATCTTCCACAGTTGTTCCTGCAATAACCAATATGACAGCCACAATATGTAACACTGTTGATTTCACAAGTACACCAGTAAATGGCACAAACGGTTATGTGCCCGCAGGTACCACCTTTTCGTGGTCTGCCCCAGTAGTTACTGGAGGTTTAACAGGAGGACTAGCAAGCTCAGGATCACCTACTAGCATTACTGGAACTTTGACAAACCCAACAACTACTGCACAAACAGCAACTTATACAGTAGTTCCATATGTATCAGGTTGCACCGGAAGTACGTTTACGCTCACAGTAACAGTAAATTCACCGGGTAGTATAGGTAATACACAAACGATATGTAGTGGTAATGCTCCTGCCGCAATAACATCAACAGCACCAGGTACTGGATCGGGGACAATAAGCTACGAATGGCAAACGGACACAAGTGGAAGTTTCACAACTATTACTGGCGCAACGGATGTTACTTATACCCCACCCGCATTAACAGCTACAACAAAATACAGAAGAAGAACACTTGCAACAAGTGGTGGAATTACTTGTTATTCAGATTATTCAAATGCAATAATTATCACTGTAAGAAATCCAATCCCGCTTAATGTAAGAACAGATACAAACCCAACATGTGATGGATTTATAGCAAGGTGGAATATCGCCCCTGCGTCAGTAAGTCCTGATTATTATATTGATATTGCTACCACATCAACGTTTGATGCAGGAACTTTTGCACCAGGTTATAATAATACTAATCTTGGATATGTAAGTAATCACACAGTAACAGGATTACAACCCAATACTACCTATTATTTTAGAGTAAGAGCTGTTTCCAACTCTCCTAACTGCACTAGTGCTAATTCTTTAATAGAGTCAAAAAGCACTTTCCCTACTACGGTAGCACCAGTACAAGGTAACACAGGTGCTACAACTTGTGATGGTTTTACTTTAAATTGGTCACTTGCACAAAGAGCTACTTCTTACTACATTGATATCGCTACCGCAAATACTTTCTTACCTGCTGACATGGTTCCTGGAAAATCTAATATTGAAATTTTAAGTTCAAGTATTCGTGAATATGTAGTAACAGGACTAGAATCAGGAACTTATTATACAAGGATAAAAGCTTCAGGACCTTGCGGCACTAGCCCATACTCTATTACTAAAACAGGTGAAGCTAATGGAACGGTCAAACCAACGATTAGCCCGATTACACAGCCCGATTGCAGCAATACAAATGGCTCATTAACCATCACTAATTACAACACACCCTCCTCCAACACATATACAATCACACCAAGTACTGGAGTGACAATTTTAAGTTCAGGTGTTTTAACAGCACCGAGAGGAACTTACACCTTGTCAGCCCAGAGTAATTTAACAAATTGCGTTTCTCCATCTCTTACTTTTACTATAGATGCTCAACCAGCTAAAGCCCCTACACCAGTAATTGGTGCCATAACGCACATAGATTGCTCCAATACTACTGGAAAAGTCTCTGTAAGTGGACTGCCAACAGGTAATTGGACCATAAATCCAGGCGGATATACTGGAAACACATCTACCTATACAATTACAGGTCTTACCGCAGGAACATACAATTTTACCGTACAAGCCAGCAGAGTATGCCTTTCAAATCCTTCAATAAATGCTACTGTTAATCAAATTGTGACAAATACTTGGAACGGTGCTTGGAGCACAGGAAGTCTCCCAACATTAGAACAAAACATAATCTTTGATGCCGATTTCTCCACAAGCACTGATTTAAATGGATGCCGTTGTACTGTAGCTTCAGGTAAAAATGTAACGATAAAAAGTGGTAAAACTTTGAAATTACAAAATGAAGTTATCGTAGCTTCAACTGCAACTCCTCCTGCAACCTTGACCTTTGAAAACGGCGCGAGCCTAGTGCAAATAAATGATGCAGCATTAAACTCTGGAGCAATCACCTATACAAGAAATACAACAACTATTACCAATTTTGATTACACCTATTGGTCATCACCCGTTGAAGGTCAGATATTGAGTGTATTGTCTCCAGCTACCTTCTACGATAAATTTTACTCTTTTAATGCTGTAGGGAATGCTTGGACTTTTGAAAATAGAGCTAACATCATGCAAGTGGGTAAAGGATACATCATTAGAGGTCCTGAAACTTTCAAATTACCTAATGTACCTGGGGATTTTGAAGCTAAATTTAATGGTAAACCAAACAATGGGGTGGTAAATATGGCAATTGGAGGCTCAAAATCAATAAATTTCATCGGTAATCCTTATCCTTCACCTATTTATGCAGATACTTTTTTAAACGCAAACAGTAGCGCGATTTATGGAACTCTATATTTTTGGACGCATAACACTGCGATTCAATTGGCTAGTAATATTGCAGCGGGAAAAGCAGGTTCAGGAGTATTAGCATATACATCAGATGACTATGCATCCTATAATTTAACTGGCGGAACAGCTACAGCTCCAGCAATTAGTACTGCAGGTGTGAGCGCAGGAAGGATACCTACTGGAGAAATTGCAGCAGGACAAGGATTTTTATCAATAGGATTAACAACAGCTACTGCTTTCTTTAACAATAGTATGCGTATAAAATCAGACGGAACTACACTTAATAACAGTCAGTTTTTTAGACCCTCAGCAAATTCTAAAACAGCAAAAACAACAACCACATCTGTCGAGAAAAACAGATTATGGCTAAATTTAATTAATGATGATGGTGCATTTAAACAGTTATTGGTGGGCTATATTACTGGGGCAACAAACGATTATGATGAACAATATGATGGGTATACCTTCAACGCTAATCCTTATATTAATTTTTATAGTCTAAATGCAACAAATCAATTCAGCATTCAGGGTAGAGCAATAGCTTCTCAGCAAGAGGATACTGTACCACTTGGATACAGTTCAACAGTTGCTGGTCCGTTTTCTATTGCTATTGACCAAACAGATGGATCTCTTGATAATCA encodes the following:
- a CDS encoding regulatory protein RecX, producing MHILQEIKRKIEFYCVYQDRCHKEVESKLYDLKLSADEIEVVIADLISDNFLNEERFACSFARGKHRIKHWGRIRITNELKFKGINQTLIKIALKEIEGEYDANFESWSERFWETLFEKNVMKKRKKFCDYFLRRGFESFLIYDKVKELEDNQ
- a CDS encoding LamG-like jellyroll fold domain-containing protein — translated: MKGLQKKINILFVIQASNTFYAFLIVLFSSIFPVISYGQLATPTGTITNSTCSNTATGSISITNMTTANALTFSNTTNNYVNLGSPLLSNRGKFTLEGWIRFKYADLNGKTRMSLFGQNDTLEFGFSDATTIELYSSVTGAARATIPTGLNESKWHHIAAVGDGSNIKIYFNGLLLSTTSAATTNYGSDTTYNSRIGGGVIDATGGSFPGSIMKVGLYSTALSATVITNLASCPKTYTGSETGLIASYNFFDGSGTNLTRLPTGTNGILVNSPVWSNPYNYAWNGPSGFTAVTKNISSLVTGTYAVTVSTGGTCTETKSFLVESSTVVPAITNMTATICNTVDFTSTPVNGTNGYVPAGTTFSWSAPVVTGGLTGGLASSGSPTSITGTLTNPTTTAQTATYTVVPYVSGCTGSTFTLTVTVNSPGSIGNTQTICSGNAPAAITSTAPGTGSGTISYEWQTDTSGSFTTITGATDVTYTPPALTATTKYRRRTLATSGGITCYSDYSNAIIITVRNPIPLNVRTDTNPTCDGFIARWNIAPASVSPDYYIDIATTSTFDAGTFAPGYNNTNLGYVSNHTVTGLQPNTTYYFRVRAVSNSPNCTSANSLIESKSTFPTTVAPVQGNTGATTCDGFTLNWSLAQRATSYYIDIATANTFLPADMVPGKSNIEILSSSIREYVVTGLESGTYYTRIKASGPCGTSPYSITKTGEANGTVKPTISPITQPDCSNTNGSLTITNYNTPSSNTYTITPSTGVTILSSGVLTAPRGTYTLSAQSNLTNCVSPSLTFTIDAQPAKAPTPVIGAITHIDCSNTTGKVSVSGLPTGNWTINPGGYTGNTSTYTITGLTAGTYNFTVQASRVCLSNPSINATVNQIVTNTWNGAWSTGSLPTLEQNIIFDADFSTSTDLNGCRCTVASGKNVTIKSGKTLKLQNEVIVASTATPPATLTFENGASLVQINDAALNSGAITYTRNTTTITNFDYTYWSSPVEGQILSVLSPATFYDKFYSFNAVGNAWTFENRANIMQVGKGYIIRGPETFKLPNVPGDFEAKFNGKPNNGVVNMAIGGSKSINFIGNPYPSPIYADTFLNANSSAIYGTLYFWTHNTAIQLASNIAAGKAGSGVLAYTSDDYASYNLTGGTATAPAISTAGVSAGRIPTGEIAAGQGFLSIGLTTATAFFNNSMRIKSDGTTLNNSQFFRPSANSKTAKTTTTSVEKNRLWLNLINDDGAFKQLLVGYITGATNDYDEQYDGYTFNANPYINFYSLNATNQFSIQGRAIASQQEDTVPLGYSSTVAGPFSIAIDQTDGSLDNQDIFLEDKLTLMVHNLRAGAYTFSTAAGTFDDRFVITYKAKATLATEDFDTNENLVYATQTSHTIDLHSKKELIMAVELYDISGKLLSKKIDISAKEVSFTKISNSAQVLLFKIKLEDGQIIKAKVLQQFN